The following are from one region of the Rosistilla carotiformis genome:
- a CDS encoding ferredoxin, with the protein MNSRISFAAATWMLLSLVTTVTAGQPCIPCGGCTDPCAGGGCAVSPGCGSSVSYATQPSIGYSAPQPSAGCAVTSYASAPVRQPLCGPMTIAKVVMVPTYVTETRTQPTTEYRDEVRYRTKTTYRTVPVTETKYRTRTVMQSKTESKTLNYTELVAQTDMKTIEQKHTVPVWNEVPETYTVRVPQIVEREESYTVSVPQLTDEEFTYTVNVPVPQTETKIQTVTNAVPVVKRRLINIDVPVTRTTTVTKDYGHWETQVDEVIAAPAPVAVHSAAPGCYNGSGTVSNMGGCGSYGGCGSNGYASSCGSRQCGSCSACQARSCGCQSATSAPCTSSVASTGCSGCGQQAVVGHSVAVAPTTQTVTRRVWVPNVQTEEVPVVEMQSQQHEVSYTVYEEQQQQVPYEYTYLVYQPELRTGVRKVVQYVDETRTRPRKVVEYTEETRQRTRRELSFKEETRTESYPVVSYHPVQKTKEVSYTVNVPEVVSEAYETTRYDRVAEESVEEYTVKVPFTGVREVTVQVCKMVPKVVEETIYPCGQVSQAGAASYGCQGNGVGGGCAPAGGCIGGCGTAGCSGGCGAAGCN; encoded by the coding sequence ATGAACTCTCGAATCTCGTTCGCAGCCGCGACGTGGATGCTCTTAAGCCTCGTCACGACAGTCACCGCGGGGCAGCCTTGCATCCCTTGTGGCGGGTGCACCGATCCCTGCGCCGGCGGCGGTTGTGCTGTTTCACCCGGTTGTGGATCCAGCGTCAGCTACGCCACCCAGCCCAGCATCGGGTATTCGGCGCCGCAGCCGAGTGCCGGGTGCGCTGTCACCAGCTACGCTTCGGCTCCCGTCCGGCAACCGTTGTGCGGTCCAATGACGATTGCCAAAGTCGTGATGGTACCCACGTACGTGACCGAAACACGCACGCAACCGACAACGGAATATCGCGACGAGGTTCGGTACCGCACCAAGACGACCTACCGCACGGTGCCGGTTACCGAAACCAAGTACCGCACGCGGACCGTGATGCAATCCAAGACCGAAAGCAAAACGCTCAACTACACCGAACTTGTCGCTCAAACCGACATGAAAACGATCGAGCAGAAGCATACGGTTCCGGTTTGGAATGAAGTTCCCGAAACCTATACCGTTCGCGTACCGCAAATCGTCGAGCGTGAAGAGAGTTACACCGTCAGCGTTCCTCAGCTGACCGACGAAGAATTCACTTACACCGTGAACGTTCCCGTCCCGCAAACCGAAACCAAGATCCAAACCGTCACCAACGCCGTGCCTGTCGTCAAGCGACGGTTGATCAACATCGACGTTCCCGTCACCCGCACTACGACCGTTACGAAGGATTACGGTCACTGGGAAACTCAGGTCGACGAAGTGATCGCCGCGCCGGCTCCCGTTGCTGTCCACTCGGCCGCGCCGGGATGCTACAACGGCTCCGGCACCGTGTCGAACATGGGCGGTTGCGGTTCGTATGGCGGTTGCGGATCCAACGGCTACGCCAGTTCATGCGGCTCGCGCCAATGCGGCAGCTGCAGTGCTTGCCAAGCCCGCAGCTGCGGTTGCCAATCGGCGACCAGCGCACCCTGCACTTCGTCCGTCGCCAGCACCGGCTGCAGTGGATGTGGTCAGCAAGCGGTTGTTGGGCACAGTGTTGCCGTCGCGCCCACAACGCAAACGGTCACCCGCCGCGTCTGGGTTCCCAACGTTCAAACCGAAGAAGTCCCGGTTGTCGAAATGCAATCGCAGCAACATGAGGTCAGCTACACGGTTTACGAAGAACAACAACAACAGGTTCCTTACGAATACACCTATCTGGTCTACCAACCCGAACTACGCACCGGAGTGCGTAAGGTTGTCCAGTACGTCGACGAAACTCGCACGCGTCCTCGCAAGGTCGTTGAATACACCGAAGAGACACGTCAACGCACGCGTCGTGAATTGTCGTTCAAAGAAGAGACACGTACCGAAAGCTATCCTGTCGTTTCGTATCACCCCGTGCAAAAGACCAAAGAGGTCTCTTACACCGTGAACGTTCCCGAGGTGGTTAGCGAAGCGTATGAAACAACCCGCTACGATCGTGTTGCCGAAGAATCGGTGGAAGAATACACGGTCAAGGTTCCTTTCACCGGCGTCCGTGAAGTGACCGTTCAGGTCTGCAAAATGGTGCCCAAGGTTGTCGAAGAAACGATCTACCCATGCGGTCAAGTTTCGCAAGCCGGTGCGGCCAGCTATGGCTGCCAAGGCAATGGCGTCGGCGGCGGATGTGCACCTGCGGGTGGTTGCATTGGTGGTTGTGGAACCGCGGGCTGCAGTGGCGGATGCGGCGCGGCCGGCTGCAACTAA